One region of Edaphobacter bradus genomic DNA includes:
- a CDS encoding anti-sigma factor family protein, whose amino-acid sequence MTSPHCAQIRTSFSSYLDCAVSGQEMQKIARHLEECPACQEEFDGLRSMQLTLASLGPAKAPADLGMKLRLAISHEQAAAKARWMDSVSVKWENAIRPLLVQVSAGFAGSVALVGSIMMLLGMVAAPQTVMANDEPLGAMTSPHYLYSADTPRAIEGNSDSAIVVEAYVNAQGRVYDYHIVSGQANEAVRSQVAGQLLLSVFEPARVFGAPVRSMVVVTYSGISVRG is encoded by the coding sequence ATGACTTCCCCACACTGCGCGCAAATCCGAACTTCGTTTTCGTCCTACCTCGACTGCGCTGTGAGCGGCCAGGAGATGCAGAAGATTGCCCGGCATCTTGAGGAGTGCCCAGCGTGCCAGGAGGAGTTTGACGGCCTGCGGTCGATGCAGCTGACGCTGGCGTCGCTTGGTCCGGCGAAGGCGCCTGCCGATCTGGGAATGAAGCTCCGGCTGGCGATCTCGCATGAGCAGGCTGCGGCCAAGGCTCGCTGGATGGACTCGGTCAGCGTGAAGTGGGAGAACGCGATCCGCCCGTTGCTGGTGCAGGTATCGGCTGGCTTTGCGGGGTCGGTTGCGCTGGTGGGCAGCATTATGATGCTGCTGGGGATGGTGGCCGCGCCACAGACGGTGATGGCCAACGACGAGCCGCTGGGCGCGATGACCTCGCCGCATTATCTGTATTCGGCGGACACGCCCAGAGCCATCGAGGGAAACAGCGATTCGGCGATTGTCGTCGAGGCGTACGTGAACGCACAGGGCCGCGTGTACGACTACCACATCGTCTCGGGGCAGGCGAATGAGGCGGTTCGCTCCCAGGTGGCCGGCCAGCTGCTCTTGAGCGTCTTTGAGCCCGCACGGGTCTTTGGCGCTCCGGTGCGCAGCATGGTAGTGGTGACATACTCGGGAATCTCGGTTCGCGGATAG